From a single Poecilia reticulata strain Guanapo linkage group LG2, Guppy_female_1.0+MT, whole genome shotgun sequence genomic region:
- the LOC103457566 gene encoding CD48 antigen-like, producing the protein MSVFRTFSAVLLIYLLVQKSCSVMIYAKVGDTVVLHPGRSFDNITSISWGHEMSPILEWFGQDIIFYKSQKGRSNLEKTTGSLIIHNLTVEDTGRYTPEINRVSHNPVVLQVIEPVPKPMVHLKCNPRKTLCDLTCKANTSSRFGPVMYRWEAGNKVVSTDNQLSLTTKNQSRAYTCRVKNPVSTSSSDEVATPITEGLHPSAVVVPVVLVVLVLVVAGGYVKHRKEMKQALNVEAAHAERTAMSLKVMRRNGMSLESFESGLMSPAMTKTNSRQGRLYLHDDEEQRLHDDQELKKQIQELQANTDV; encoded by the exons ATGTCTGTTTTCCGGACTTTCTCCGCGGTTCTCCTCATTTACTTATTGGTGCAGAAGAGTTGTT CTGTGATGATCTACGCAAAAGTCGGTGACACGGTTGTCCTGCATCCAGGTCGGAGTTTTGATAACATCACTTCCATAAGTTGGGGGCACGAAATGAGCCCCATCTTGGAGTGGTTTGGACAggacattattttttacaaaagtcaAAAAG GTCGCAGTAACttggaaaaaacaacaggaagtttgATCATCCACAACCTGACTGTAGAGGACACCGGCCGCTACACACCTGAGATTAACCGCGTGAGTCATAACCCAGTGGTTCTCCAGGTCATCG AACCAGTCCCAAAACCGATGGTGCACTTAAAATGCAACCCTAGGAAAACCCTCTGTGACCTCACCTGTAAAGCCAACACCAGTTCTCGGTTTGGACCCGTCATGTACAGATGGGAAGCAGGAAACAAGGTGGTGTCCACTGATAATCAGCTGAGCTTAACAACG AAAAATCAGAGTCGTGCCTACACCTGCAGGGTGAAAAACCCTGTTAGCACCTCGTCCAGCGACGAGGTGGCGACCCCTATTACAGAAG GGTTACATCCTTCAGCAGTGGTGGTACCTGTTGTACTTgtagtcctggttctggttgtggcTGGTGGCTATGTCAAGCACAGGAAAG AGATGAAACAAGCACTGAATGTTGAAGCAGCCCATGCAGAGAGGACTGCTATGAGCCTGAAAGTCATGAGGAGAAACG GAATGAGTTTGGAAAGTTTTGAAAGTGG ATTGATGTCACCAGCGATGACGAAGACCAACTCCAGACAAGGACGCCTTTATCTCCATGATGATGAAGAACAACGCCTGCATGACGACCAGGAACTTAAGAAGCAAATCCAGGAGCTTCAAGCTAACACAGACGTCTAA
- the LOC103457555 gene encoding uncharacterized protein LOC103457555 has translation MSAFWTVSAVLLLYFMQNSCARLILAKLGDSVVLHPGQTFDSISAIIWKHNMNIIVESSGTNTTYFRSFIGRCSLDKTTGSLIIKSLTVRDTGHYNAEIDSKILDVIELWVIKPVPKPTVFLECNKEKTLCDLTCKANITSHFGPVRYRWEAGKNVLSRKMKLSLTKENREHSYVCLLLNPFSNSSSDEVPNPIRHYVSGFHPAAVAVPIALLLLTLFAVGGYLRHRKETKQAQTDEAEEAERTAVTLRGKRKNGMSLEALESGPKPSSARRFSSARDLYLQSDDERWVQNNPELRRLSRELREFRLQRDI, from the exons ATGTCTGCTTTCTGGACAGTCTCTGCTGTGCTCCTCCTTTACTTCATGCAGAATAGCTGTG CTCGTCTGATTTTGGCAAAACTTGGTGACTCGGTTGTGCTGCATCCAGGTCAGACCTTTGATTCCATATCTGCCATAATCTGGAAGCACAACATGAACATCATCGTGGAGTCGTCTGGAACTAATACAACGTATTTTAGAAGTTTTATTG GTCGCTGCAGCCTGGACAAAACAACTGGAAGTTTGATCATCAAAAGTCTGACAGTAAGGGACACCGGCCACTACAACGCTGAGATCGACAGCAAGATTCTTGACGTGATAGAGCTCTGGGTTATCA AACCGGTCCCAAAACCCACAGTGTTCTTGGAATGCAACAAGGAGAAGACCCTCTGTGACCTCACCTGTAAAGCCAACATCACTTCTCATTTTGGACCCGTCAGGTACAGATGGGAAGCAGGAAAAAATGTGCTGTCCCGTAAAATGAAGCTCAGTTTAACAAAG GAGAACAGGGAGCACTCCTACGTCTGCCTTTTGCTAAACCCCTTTAGCAACTCGTCCAGTGATGAGGTGCCTAACCCCATTAGACATTACG TTTCAGGGTTTCATCCTGCAGCAGTGGCTGTACCAATTGCGCTTCTGCTCCTGACTTTGTTTGCCGTTGGTGGCTATCTTAGGCACAGGAAAG AGACGAAACAAGCACAGACTGatgaagcagaagaagcagagaggaCTGCTGTGACCCTGAGAGGCAAAAGGAAAAATG GAATGAGTTTGGAAGCTTTGGAAAGTGG ACCGAAACCATCTTCAGCACGGAGGTTCAGCTCTGCACGAGATCTTTATCTCCAATCTGACGATGAACGATGGGTGCAGAACAATCCGGAGCTCAGGAGGCTAAGCCGCGAGCTTCGGGAGTTCCGACTTCAAAGAGACATCTAA
- the LOC103457634 gene encoding CD48 antigen-like → FTADLIYRKIGDSVALSPGQSFHISSVTWKRQTDLALQWFGGNITCYRYFKGRCDLDIGSGSLIINNLTLDDSGSYTFDINNSVLDKKDLRVIKPVPKPTVSVDCNNEKTDCNLTCEANITSEFGPVTYTWETGDTELSNDKELSLTTDNKESSFSCMLRNPISTNSSEEESNLVRRENFKYTADCKAPDYSTDSGWDWPLCCMQTNTCHILTHLLKSWIQSSSHFLRRQWRTMKTMKMKRTSWSVVTKTFPGLHAVI, encoded by the exons ttcacagCTGATTTGATCTACAGAAAAATAGGCGACTCTGTTGCCCTGTCCCCAGGTCAAAGTTTCCATATCAGTAGCGTAACGTGGAAGCGCCAAACGGACCTCGCCTTGCAGTGGTTCGGCGGGAACATTACTTGTTACAGATATTTTAAGG GTCGTTGTGACCTGGACATAGGAAGTGGAAGTTTGATTATCAACAATCTGACGTTGGATGACAGCGGCAGCTACACCTTTGACATAAACAACAGCGTTCTTGACAAAAAGGATCTCCGGGTTATCA AACCGGTTCCAAAACCCACGGTATCTGTGGACTGCAACAATGAGAAGACCGACTGTAATCTCACCTGTGAAGCCAACATCACCTCTGAGTTTGGGCCTGTCACATATACATGGGAAACAGGAGACACAGAGCTGTCCAACGACAAGGAGCTGAGCTTAACAACG GACAATAAGGAGAGCTCCTTCTCCTGTATGTTGAGAAACCCCATTAGCACCAACTCGAGTGAAGAAGAATCAAACCTGGTGAGAAGGG agaattttaaatatactgCTGACTGTAAAGCTCCTGATTATAGCACTGATTCTGGTTGGGACTGGCCTCTTTGCTGCATGCAAACAAAC ACGTGTCACATATTGACTCACCTGCTGAAGAGTTGGATCCAAAGCAGCTCACATTTCCTCCGCCGCCAATGGAGGACTATGAAAAcgatgaagatgaagagaacTTCATGGTCCGTCGTGACGAAGACCTTCCCTGGGCTCCACGCAGTTATTTAG